A genomic region of Deltaproteobacteria bacterium contains the following coding sequences:
- a CDS encoding antitoxin family protein has product MQRVIRVVYEDGVLKPLQPVRLRERKTCLVSIYPEDEWQKDFDALLRNVHRRTRRFSPATIEADITKARAEVKAKRREASRSA; this is encoded by the coding sequence ATGCAGCGAGTGATCCGAGTGGTGTACGAGGATGGAGTGTTGAAGCCGCTCCAACCCGTACGGCTGAGGGAGCGGAAAACCTGTCTCGTCTCCATCTACCCCGAAGACGAGTGGCAGAAGGATTTCGACGCGCTGCTACGCAACGTCCACCGGCGCACGCGGCGGTTTTCGCCAGCCACGATCGAAGCGGACATCACGAAGGCTCGTGCCGAAGTGAAAGCGAAGCGGCGTGAAGCCAGTCGTTCTGCTTGA
- a CDS encoding tyrosine-type recombinase/integrase, giving the protein MLPILQATPARKSHGSARGANAVGGRCVAQTAPTLMAAYIEQLQQTHAEPSVKQHLAAVRMLFNWLVVGQIVSTNPAHSVRGPKHVIKRGKTPVLTTEEARELLDSIDTDSLAGVRDRALIGVLVYSFARIGAAFGLKVGDYFPEGKRWKLRLHEKGGKEHVVPVHHTLEQHLDAYLDAARSRDQRSGPLFRTLTTAPGRQLSLELMTQPDA; this is encoded by the coding sequence ATGTTACCAATCCTGCAAGCGACGCCTGCCCGTAAGAGTCACGGCAGTGCGAGGGGCGCGAATGCGGTGGGGGGACGATGCGTCGCACAGACCGCCCCGACGCTCATGGCCGCCTACATCGAGCAGCTGCAGCAGACGCATGCGGAGCCGAGCGTGAAGCAGCACCTTGCGGCCGTGCGGATGCTGTTCAATTGGCTCGTGGTCGGCCAGATCGTGTCGACCAATCCCGCGCACTCGGTCCGTGGACCGAAGCACGTGATCAAGCGCGGTAAGACGCCGGTGCTCACCACGGAGGAAGCGCGCGAGCTGCTCGACTCCATCGACACTGATAGTCTCGCTGGTGTTCGTGATCGCGCGCTCATCGGTGTGCTCGTCTACTCGTTCGCGCGCATCGGCGCCGCCTTCGGGCTCAAGGTCGGCGACTACTTTCCCGAGGGCAAGCGCTGGAAGCTCCGGCTGCACGAGAAGGGCGGCAAGGAGCACGTCGTGCCCGTGCACCACACCCTGGAGCAGCACCTCGACGCCTACCTCGATGCCGCCCGCAGCCGCGACCAGCGCTCGGGCCCGCTGTTCCGGACGCTCACCACCGCGCCCGGCCGCCAGCTCTCGCTCGAACTAATGACGCAGCCGGACGCGTAG
- a CDS encoding DNA-processing protein DprA — MHNRVPFEFILLELASNDCPARLRRAVGAATKHLYVAGNLALLGGHVVGLLASREVEPTGLLRAGQAFKDLVAADVCVIGGWHSPLESALLEASETAHAELGMLLAAGSEHALLPDRIIERMQDRAAFVLAHCKPNVHRVSRTAALRRNELVVALSDVLLVPLAPSGSATLGAARRAVAVGKPVLTIDLTANRELLAAGARSFTKAALTDALAKSFAD; from the coding sequence ATGCACAACCGAGTTCCCTTCGAATTCATCCTGCTCGAATTAGCATCGAACGATTGTCCGGCGCGTCTCCGTCGGGCGGTGGGCGCGGCGACAAAGCACCTCTATGTCGCTGGCAATCTCGCTCTGCTCGGCGGACACGTCGTGGGTCTTCTCGCGTCACGGGAGGTCGAACCGACTGGCTTGCTAAGGGCTGGGCAGGCATTCAAAGATCTCGTGGCGGCCGATGTCTGCGTCATCGGCGGCTGGCACTCGCCATTGGAAAGCGCGCTGCTCGAAGCCTCGGAGACGGCTCACGCAGAGCTCGGCATGCTCCTTGCCGCTGGCTCCGAGCACGCGCTGCTTCCGGACCGAATAATCGAGCGCATGCAGGACCGTGCGGCGTTTGTGCTGGCTCACTGCAAACCGAACGTGCACCGGGTCAGCCGCACTGCGGCGTTGCGGCGCAATGAGCTCGTGGTTGCACTATCCGATGTATTGCTGGTCCCACTGGCACCGTCGGGTTCGGCAACGTTAGGCGCCGCAAGACGGGCGGTTGCGGTCGGGAAGCCGGTCTTGACGATCGACCTCACCGCGAACCGGGAGCTACTCGCCGCCGGGGCTCGGAGTTTCACGAAGGCGGCCCTGACCGATGCACTTGCAAAGTCGTTCGCTGATTGA
- a CDS encoding transcriptional regulator, giving the protein MALTRDFKTTILARAQRDARFRQALFTEAINAYLAGNTATGKALLRDLVNATLGFEGLAEAINKPSKSLHRMLAPHGNPSTENFFDIVSALQKKTRVKLRVTAKAA; this is encoded by the coding sequence ATGGCACTCACACGAGATTTCAAAACAACCATTCTGGCTCGCGCCCAGCGCGACGCGCGCTTCCGCCAGGCGCTGTTCACCGAAGCGATCAACGCCTACCTGGCAGGCAATACGGCGACGGGCAAGGCTCTCCTGCGCGATCTTGTGAACGCGACCCTAGGGTTCGAGGGCCTCGCGGAAGCGATCAACAAACCCAGCAAGAGCCTGCATCGAATGCTCGCACCACATGGCAATCCGAGCACGGAGAACTTCTTCGATATCGTTAGCGCCCTCCAGAAGAAGACGCGCGTGAAATTGCGCGTGACCGCGAAGGCGGCTTGA
- a CDS encoding type II toxin-antitoxin system RelE/ParE family toxin, translated as MRVVEYLDAEGRSAYARWFESLNAPAAAKVAAAVYQLAAGNFSNVKGVGSGVFERKIDFGPGYRVYFGRDGNVLVVLLGGSSKQRQQEAIAAAKERWSDYRRRKAPS; from the coding sequence ATCCGGGTCGTTGAATACCTCGATGCAGAAGGTCGTTCCGCTTACGCGAGGTGGTTCGAATCGTTGAACGCACCGGCAGCGGCCAAAGTCGCAGCTGCAGTGTATCAGCTGGCGGCGGGGAATTTCTCCAATGTGAAAGGCGTTGGCTCCGGGGTGTTCGAAAGAAAGATCGATTTCGGTCCGGGCTACCGGGTCTATTTCGGCCGCGATGGCAATGTCCTCGTTGTTTTGCTGGGCGGCAGTAGCAAGCAACGACAACAGGAGGCCATCGCCGCCGCGAAAGAACGGTGGAGCGATTACCGGCGCCGCAAGGCACCAAGTTGA
- a CDS encoding AbrB/MazE/SpoVT family DNA-binding domain-containing protein codes for MSRATLTTVSPKFQVCVPKPVRDAVGLKAGDLLEAGVERGVIVLRPKTLVDRPIREAVPSAREIRALNRAIAADERGETMPYEQYRAERTARVGRRSRRARTKAAR; via the coding sequence ATGTCGCGAGCCACTCTGACCACCGTGAGTCCCAAGTTCCAGGTCTGCGTGCCGAAGCCGGTGCGTGATGCCGTCGGCCTCAAGGCCGGCGATCTCCTCGAAGCCGGGGTCGAACGGGGCGTCATCGTGCTGCGCCCAAAGACCCTGGTCGATCGACCCATCCGCGAGGCCGTACCCAGCGCGCGTGAGATCCGTGCCTTGAATCGCGCCATCGCCGCCGACGAGCGCGGCGAAACCATGCCCTATGAGCAGTACCGCGCCGAACGGACCGCTCGCGTGGGTCGTCGTTCTCGACGAGCCCGTACAAAAGCAGCTCGATAG
- a CDS encoding putative toxin-antitoxin system toxin component, PIN family, which translates to MVATLPILEEIGDVLHRPRIRKKYAIDEAKVESYLRLISGRASMVSVTGALKLCRDPDDDRILEAASAGSAEYLVTRDDDVKRDLDLIRQMDALASRC; encoded by the coding sequence GTGGTAGCGACGCTGCCCATTCTGGAGGAGATTGGCGATGTGCTTCACCGGCCGAGAATCCGGAAGAAGTACGCGATCGACGAGGCGAAGGTGGAAAGCTATCTTCGATTGATCTCCGGACGGGCGAGCATGGTTTCGGTCACCGGCGCTCTCAAGCTCTGCCGCGACCCTGATGACGACCGAATCCTCGAAGCGGCCAGTGCGGGCAGCGCCGAATACCTCGTCACCCGCGACGATGATGTGAAGCGCGACCTCGATCTGATCCGCCAGATGGACGCCTTGGCGTCCAGGTGCTGA
- a CDS encoding pyridoxamine 5'-phosphate oxidase family protein, with protein MRVVLTEPFVRKLIAAPPEIPKLFGKQLANLLRDLRHRSLDAKKFPESGDPDMWSARVNGGWRFYFTIAGDTYTMHNIQAHPK; from the coding sequence ATGCGCGTCGTGCTCACCGAGCCATTCGTCCGTAAGCTCATCGCCGCCCCGCCAGAGATCCCCAAGCTCTTCGGCAAGCAGCTCGCCAACCTGCTGCGCGACCTCCGACACCGTTCGCTCGACGCCAAAAAGTTTCCCGAAAGCGGCGACCCCGACATGTGGTCGGCCCGCGTCAACGGCGGCTGGCGCTTCTACTTCACCATCGCCGGCGACACCTACACCATGCACAACATCCAAGCCCACCCCAAATGA
- a CDS encoding N-6 DNA methylase, with amino-acid sequence MSQQKTLEEIVVEQADVVRHQIEEAADFAESEMDLQVEVAKALDHFSSVAHLPKLRAHHNITIGEGRPDSVYGCVFVEYKTPGRLTEDNKSPGNKELIKQLETRPKEFQKELKRDITELIGVGTDGRYFILARYRSGKWEIGQPQALSSRVVERVLRYLVGLGTAGKPFQPDYLAGDFGAESDRKLARDGIGTLYARVREIEQRPDDFPKGKVLFDQWRILFGEVCGYDVNKLSPKIKELADFYGVHKNPNAPALLFAVHSYYALFMKFLAAEIATTFNPLSASFLQRLHQTGSSKRLQEELRELEDGGIYRQLGIKNFLEGDLFSWYLDAWDDHVEKVVRDMVACFDEYDAKTLVVEPDETRDLLKKLYQQLFPKTVRHDLGEYYTPDWLAELVMQRVGYTGDPDKRVLDPACGSGTFLVMAINKIREYAAEHTIPKHQLRQKILANVVGFDLNPLAVMAARTNYLLALRDLLKLGGEVEIPVYLCDSIMTPAEHGELFTAEGKVATGKLGKLQELKTSAARFMIPTEIAGSREVIATYTEELERCVRGNYDEDEFINRLRSEGLPVGSAGQHKALFRQVKKLRAERRNDIWARIIKNSFAPLFTERADFVLGNPPWVNWESLPSDYRDATKHLWASYGLCERFLPALRGWAVGRRTSRSSSCTRRLTDTWPRKERWGL; translated from the coding sequence ATGAGCCAACAGAAGACTCTCGAAGAAATCGTTGTCGAGCAGGCCGATGTGGTGCGACACCAGATCGAGGAGGCGGCGGACTTCGCGGAGTCCGAGATGGACTTGCAGGTCGAGGTCGCCAAAGCGCTCGATCACTTCAGTAGCGTCGCACATCTGCCCAAGCTCCGGGCGCACCACAACATCACGATTGGCGAAGGCCGGCCGGATTCGGTGTACGGCTGCGTCTTCGTTGAGTACAAGACGCCGGGACGACTCACTGAAGACAACAAGTCTCCCGGCAACAAGGAGCTGATCAAGCAGCTCGAAACGCGCCCGAAGGAATTCCAGAAGGAACTCAAGCGCGACATCACCGAGTTGATCGGCGTCGGCACCGACGGGCGTTACTTCATCCTCGCGCGCTATCGCAGCGGCAAGTGGGAGATCGGCCAACCGCAGGCGCTCTCCTCGCGCGTTGTCGAGCGCGTGCTGCGCTATCTCGTTGGCTTGGGCACGGCGGGCAAGCCGTTTCAGCCCGACTATCTGGCCGGCGATTTCGGCGCTGAGAGCGATCGCAAGCTGGCGCGCGACGGCATCGGGACGCTCTACGCGCGCGTCCGCGAGATCGAGCAGCGACCCGACGACTTTCCGAAGGGGAAGGTGCTGTTCGATCAATGGCGCATCTTGTTCGGCGAGGTATGTGGCTACGACGTCAACAAGCTCTCCCCGAAGATCAAAGAGCTGGCGGACTTCTATGGCGTGCACAAGAACCCGAACGCGCCCGCGCTGCTGTTCGCCGTGCACAGCTACTACGCGCTGTTCATGAAGTTCCTGGCGGCGGAGATTGCGACGACGTTCAATCCGCTGAGCGCATCGTTTCTGCAGCGCTTGCACCAGACCGGTTCCAGCAAACGGCTGCAGGAGGAGCTACGTGAGTTAGAGGACGGTGGGATCTACCGCCAGCTCGGCATCAAGAACTTCCTCGAAGGCGACCTCTTCAGTTGGTACCTCGACGCGTGGGATGACCATGTCGAGAAAGTGGTCCGCGATATGGTCGCCTGCTTCGACGAGTACGACGCGAAGACGTTGGTCGTCGAGCCGGACGAAACCCGCGATCTCCTGAAGAAGCTCTACCAGCAGCTTTTCCCGAAGACGGTCCGCCACGATCTCGGCGAGTACTACACGCCCGATTGGCTCGCCGAATTGGTGATGCAGCGCGTTGGCTACACCGGCGATCCGGACAAGCGGGTGCTCGATCCCGCGTGTGGCAGCGGCACGTTCCTAGTGATGGCGATCAACAAGATCCGCGAGTACGCCGCCGAACACACTATTCCGAAGCACCAGCTGCGCCAGAAGATCCTCGCCAACGTCGTCGGCTTCGACCTAAATCCGCTCGCCGTCATGGCCGCGCGCACGAACTACTTGCTGGCCCTACGCGACCTGCTCAAACTTGGCGGGGAAGTGGAGATACCCGTCTACCTGTGCGATTCCATTATGACGCCAGCCGAGCATGGCGAACTCTTCACTGCGGAAGGCAAGGTCGCCACGGGGAAGCTTGGCAAGTTACAGGAGCTGAAAACCAGCGCGGCACGTTTCATGATACCGACGGAAATTGCAGGCAGCCGGGAAGTGATCGCCACGTACACCGAGGAACTCGAGCGTTGCGTGCGGGGCAACTACGACGAGGACGAGTTCATCAATCGCCTGCGCAGCGAAGGACTGCCCGTAGGCTCCGCGGGCCAGCACAAGGCTCTCTTTCGCCAGGTCAAGAAATTGCGGGCTGAACGGCGCAACGACATATGGGCACGGATCATCAAGAACAGCTTCGCGCCCCTATTTACCGAGCGGGCTGACTTCGTGCTCGGAAACCCACCCTGGGTCAACTGGGAAAGCCTACCCAGCGACTATCGCGATGCCACGAAGCATCTGTGGGCCTCCTACGGCTTGTGTGAACGCTTTCTGCCAGCGCTGCGCGGATGGGCGGTGGGAAGAAGGACCTCTCGGTCCTCTTCGTGTACTCGTCGTTTGACCGATACCTGGCCTCGAAAGGAGCGCTGGGGTTTGTGA
- a CDS encoding DEAD/DEAH box helicase family protein, translating into MDASLPAHGVGTLSAGQSVVSRNPLYREYGVAKVLKVKNDQAKIEFAPGLFSAPPLFAHTKILRLREIERVPDPIERAETGQWDEPWRFDFRQMAACFLTANKGGQLSNARTELLPHQIFTAHQVVASARRRFLLADEVGLGKTIEAAMIWQALLQRGQARRTLVICPAGLTVQWQEEMLDKFGEFFEIFGRDFHTINPRIWDLKTCAIASLDALKREDHKKKLLENRRWDLIVFDEAHRLSAREYGNKTEKTLNFQLAEDLKEHTDALLLVTATPHQGEENHSRFINLMKLLDDEIDFSSLGVEDLPLFSSQRDGRVPYQQYILRTPKLSVTDAQGKRVFKGRNTYPLSFEMRPDERAFYEAVTAYIKSGYAIAEKLTDATQQRALGFVLTVFQKLAASSSRAIKAALTGRRMRLQDRYKKIPPPRQRELDLDERYEGEWEERNAFHTAVAGFTKNEIELLDDLMALPVERDRKLMELLKLAARIFGESDRGEREKILVFTEYRETQAMLVEALHERYGQDAVVVINGDLDIDQRRESQRAFRDDGHVRFLVSTEAGGEGINLQFCHVLINYDLPWNPMRIEQRVGRIYRYGQQKVVQIYNFRCRATVEETVYGYLEKRLERAAAALAKVTGEEPEDIIAAMLGQLEGEIDYNEIYKRTLVEGSLEQSQREIDDGIKRAQRAYEIATQSLFRNVASYSFDRYAQHLRSGVGLAELGELAERFLKAQRRVVKRADDGSLEFLTPEEIRSRAVKERYSRATFNRELAIRDPSVEFLALGHPFVDAMLRACGDVDFGGFSAQRRVKVGGVTPRNGYQFNFVIRSRVQRPEGEEYLFDLRTVFVTDAGKIDEQAAAVCASHYSEPENHLSPPRLAISEAYRLARSYLEGTAEQIWDWDEDVSVLNCARVMVS; encoded by the coding sequence ATGGATGCGTCGTTGCCGGCCCACGGTGTGGGTACGCTGTCAGCGGGACAGTCGGTTGTTTCACGCAATCCGCTCTACCGCGAATACGGTGTTGCGAAGGTTCTCAAGGTCAAGAACGACCAGGCAAAGATCGAGTTCGCTCCCGGCTTGTTCTCGGCACCGCCGTTGTTTGCCCACACGAAGATCCTTCGCTTGCGCGAGATCGAGCGCGTGCCTGATCCCATCGAGCGCGCAGAGACGGGACAATGGGACGAGCCGTGGCGCTTCGATTTCCGGCAGATGGCGGCGTGCTTTCTCACGGCAAACAAGGGCGGGCAACTCTCCAACGCGCGCACCGAGCTGCTGCCGCATCAAATCTTCACGGCCCATCAAGTCGTCGCCAGCGCGCGGCGGCGTTTCCTTCTCGCGGACGAGGTTGGCCTTGGCAAGACCATCGAGGCCGCGATGATCTGGCAGGCGCTCCTGCAACGCGGCCAAGCCCGCCGCACCCTCGTCATCTGCCCCGCGGGCCTCACCGTGCAGTGGCAGGAGGAGATGCTCGACAAGTTCGGCGAGTTCTTCGAGATCTTCGGCCGCGACTTCCACACCATCAACCCGCGCATCTGGGACCTGAAGACCTGCGCCATCGCCTCCTTGGACGCTCTCAAGCGCGAGGATCACAAGAAGAAGCTGCTGGAGAACCGGCGCTGGGACCTGATCGTCTTCGACGAAGCGCATCGCCTGAGCGCACGCGAGTACGGAAACAAAACGGAGAAGACGCTCAATTTCCAGCTTGCCGAAGACCTCAAGGAACACACCGACGCCTTGCTGCTCGTGACTGCGACGCCGCACCAAGGTGAAGAGAATCACTCGCGCTTCATCAACTTGATGAAGCTGCTCGATGACGAGATCGATTTTTCCAGCCTTGGTGTCGAAGACCTCCCGCTCTTCAGCTCGCAGCGCGACGGGCGCGTGCCGTACCAGCAATACATCCTGCGAACACCCAAGCTCAGCGTGACCGATGCGCAAGGCAAGCGCGTCTTCAAAGGACGCAACACGTACCCGCTGAGCTTCGAGATGCGGCCCGACGAACGCGCCTTCTACGAAGCCGTCACTGCGTACATCAAGAGCGGCTACGCGATTGCCGAGAAGCTGACCGACGCCACCCAGCAACGCGCGCTTGGCTTCGTGCTGACGGTGTTTCAGAAGCTCGCCGCCAGTTCGAGCCGTGCCATCAAGGCGGCGCTGACGGGCCGGCGGATGCGCCTGCAAGATCGCTACAAGAAGATCCCACCGCCGCGGCAACGGGAGTTGGACCTCGACGAGCGCTATGAGGGTGAGTGGGAAGAGCGAAACGCCTTTCACACCGCCGTCGCTGGCTTCACCAAGAACGAGATCGAGCTGCTCGACGATCTGATGGCCCTGCCCGTGGAGCGCGACCGCAAGCTGATGGAACTGCTCAAGCTCGCCGCTCGCATCTTCGGCGAGAGCGACCGCGGCGAGCGTGAGAAGATCTTGGTGTTCACCGAGTACCGCGAAACGCAGGCCATGTTGGTGGAAGCGCTGCATGAGCGATACGGTCAGGACGCCGTGGTCGTCATCAATGGCGACCTGGACATTGACCAGCGCCGCGAGAGTCAGCGAGCGTTTCGCGACGACGGTCACGTGCGCTTCCTTGTTTCCACCGAGGCCGGCGGCGAAGGTATCAACCTTCAGTTCTGCCACGTCCTGATCAACTACGACTTGCCGTGGAATCCGATGCGCATCGAGCAGCGGGTCGGCCGCATCTACCGCTACGGCCAGCAGAAGGTCGTGCAGATCTACAACTTCCGCTGCCGCGCAACCGTTGAGGAAACGGTGTACGGGTACCTGGAGAAACGCTTGGAGCGCGCTGCCGCTGCGCTCGCCAAGGTCACCGGCGAGGAACCCGAAGACATCATCGCGGCCATGCTCGGCCAGTTGGAAGGCGAGATCGATTACAACGAGATCTACAAGCGGACTTTGGTCGAGGGATCGTTGGAGCAGTCGCAGAGGGAGATCGACGACGGCATCAAGCGCGCGCAGCGCGCGTACGAAATCGCCACGCAGAGCTTATTCCGCAACGTAGCAAGCTACTCTTTCGACCGCTACGCACAGCATCTCCGCAGTGGGGTGGGGCTCGCTGAACTGGGCGAACTGGCGGAGCGCTTCCTCAAGGCGCAACGGCGCGTCGTGAAGCGGGCTGATGACGGCTCCTTGGAATTCCTGACGCCCGAGGAGATCCGTTCGCGTGCGGTGAAGGAGCGTTACTCACGTGCGACCTTCAACCGCGAGCTTGCAATCCGCGATCCGAGCGTTGAGTTCCTCGCCTTGGGCCATCCGTTCGTCGATGCGATGCTCCGAGCGTGCGGCGACGTGGATTTCGGCGGCTTCAGCGCGCAACGCCGAGTGAAGGTCGGAGGAGTGACTCCCAGGAACGGCTACCAATTCAACTTCGTGATCCGCAGCCGGGTCCAACGGCCGGAAGGCGAAGAGTACCTGTTTGACCTTCGGACTGTCTTCGTCACCGACGCCGGAAAGATCGACGAGCAGGCGGCGGCGGTGTGCGCCTCGCACTACAGCGAGCCGGAGAACCATCTCTCGCCGCCCCGACTGGCGATCAGCGAGGCGTATCGACTGGCTCGGAGCTACCTTGAAGGGACGGCCGAGCAGATCTGGGACTGGGACGAAGACGTAAGCGTGCTCAACTGCGCACGAGTGATGGTGAGTTAA
- a CDS encoding retroviral-like aspartic protease family protein produces the protein MGAPFNPREGLIIVAAELWGPWGSSVLRLALDTGATSTVINVGVLVAIGYDPALAPDRVQVTTGSGIEFAPRVTLQQIAALGQLRAGFAVLGHTLPPSAGVDGLLGLDFLRGGRLTVDLRSGQVMLE, from the coding sequence ATGGGCGCTCCCTTCAATCCGCGCGAGGGATTGATCATCGTTGCGGCGGAGTTGTGGGGGCCTTGGGGCAGCTCAGTGCTCCGCCTCGCCCTCGACACTGGTGCCACGAGCACGGTGATAAACGTCGGCGTACTGGTAGCCATTGGCTATGATCCGGCACTGGCGCCGGATCGAGTTCAAGTCACCACCGGGAGCGGCATCGAGTTTGCGCCTCGGGTCACCCTGCAGCAGATCGCCGCGCTGGGTCAGCTGCGCGCGGGTTTCGCCGTGCTCGGCCACACGTTGCCGCCCAGCGCGGGCGTCGACGGGCTGCTCGGTCTCGATTTCCTGCGTGGCGGGCGGCTCACGGTCGATCTGCGCAGCGGCCAGGTCATGCTGGAGTGA
- a CDS encoding AbrB/MazE/SpoVT family DNA-binding domain-containing protein — protein MAHVALTRITSNFQITMPKAAREALRLKRGDFLEATVQRGAVVLKPKVIRDRSEFLKQLKKDIEASKVAVKAGRVLGPFDSADAAMKAVKAYARRAHRAIRP, from the coding sequence ATGGCTCACGTCGCTCTGACTCGCATCACCAGTAATTTCCAAATCACCATGCCCAAAGCTGCCCGCGAGGCGCTGCGGCTCAAGCGTGGCGACTTCCTGGAAGCCACCGTGCAGCGTGGCGCGGTGGTGCTCAAGCCCAAGGTAATTCGGGACCGGAGCGAGTTTCTGAAGCAGCTCAAGAAGGACATCGAGGCATCGAAGGTGGCGGTGAAGGCGGGGCGGGTCCTCGGTCCATTCGATTCAGCCGACGCCGCCATGAAGGCTGTCAAAGCCTATGCGCGTCGTGCTCACCGAGCCATTCGTCCGTAA
- a CDS encoding HigA family addiction module antidote protein → MVRMARPAHPGQFIRMEVIEPLGLSVTDAAKVLGVTRPALSALLNGRAALSPDMALRIEKAFGPKMDTLLQMQTAYEIAEARDREGDIKVKRYVAKPATTHNEAYPSPR, encoded by the coding sequence ATGGTACGTATGGCGCGCCCGGCCCACCCGGGACAGTTCATCAGGATGGAAGTGATCGAGCCTCTCGGTCTCTCCGTGACCGATGCCGCGAAGGTTCTCGGCGTGACCCGGCCCGCACTCTCCGCGCTTCTCAACGGCCGCGCCGCGCTCTCGCCCGACATGGCGTTGCGGATCGAAAAGGCCTTCGGCCCGAAGATGGACACCCTACTCCAGATGCAGACCGCCTACGAAATCGCCGAGGCCCGCGACAGGGAAGGGGACATCAAGGTCAAACGCTACGTGGCGAAGCCAGCTACCACCCACAACGAGGCCTACCCTAGCCCACGGTAG
- a CDS encoding type II toxin-antitoxin system RelE/ParE family toxin, producing the protein MKIRNVAHRGLRRFIERNDPSGLAPTIVERVRNIVTFLQEMGDAQELRHVPSWKAHQLTGDRKGTWSITVTRNWRLTFKIEQAEGEIIDLDYEDYH; encoded by the coding sequence ATGAAGATCCGAAACGTGGCCCACCGGGGACTGCGGCGCTTCATCGAGCGCAACGATCCTTCCGGATTGGCCCCGACTATCGTGGAACGGGTTCGGAACATTGTAACGTTCTTGCAGGAGATGGGAGACGCACAGGAACTCCGCCACGTACCGAGCTGGAAAGCGCACCAGCTCACCGGCGATCGAAAGGGGACCTGGAGCATCACCGTCACCCGCAACTGGCGGCTCACATTCAAGATCGAACAGGCCGAAGGAGAAATCATCGACCTGGACTATGAGGATTACCACTGA